Below is a genomic region from Argopecten irradians isolate NY chromosome 14, Ai_NY, whole genome shotgun sequence.
TGATAGTGGTTTTGTTCagggttctccggctttccacTTCCTAAACCAGACACATCTTGAAAtgactggctgttaatagggtgtaaaacataaaatatgaatCTATGTTAAGTCAGTGGTCAGGTTTCATGGGCTGACCATTTGGATAGGGATAtgccatattcaacccaataagcgccaaGTCGACCATATAAGCACCCAGTTGACCATATAAGCGCACAGAGTGCTTAAAAAAATGAAGCAAATAAGGGCGCTTAATGGAAATAAATTTGGACTAGCCATTCATTAACATTTTTGTACAGAGTAAGACATTAATCAATTTGCATAAAATATCAGTAAGGAAACCAACacagtaaaaatattttcagtctgcatttaatttgaagtaagtgAATTGAAAGCCTTAATGatggggcacttatagggattCGGGGTGCTTATTGagtcaaatatgttatataaaaaccAAAGATTatggtcaaacctgtctataaagataatTCATTAGGgacattatacagaggtggtcactcaATCAGGTTCTACTGTATATAGTCAACAGATTTCTTAATTGATTCAAGACCcagacaacaaaataaaattcaacaaCTGAAAATTAATATATGACATACAGAGTTGTCTACCTTAGTCCATTAtcggagttacctcccttaccaTGTATTTCATCTTTCTATGATTATTATATCCACAGTGATAATACGAGTAGTTCTCAGGCCCTGACCAAACAACAGAGCCAGTCTTTCTTACGGGTCGAGACTCCAGTCGATAGTAGTATAAAGGGTTCAGGTAAGGTCAAATCTGATTTAAATTTGCcagtttatattgtattttttggaAGGCTATGTACAAATGACTTCAGACGGACTTTGACATTTCATAAGACTTTTTTCTGTAATCATGAACACATAAtcgaaaaaaaattaacttCTTACACGTGATAAGTGGaatattttttgcaaaattAATCCTAATTCAGCTGTTTATTCACAACCAATAAGGTTATAAAGAGATGCACATGTATTACATTTTACGGCTGCATAGGTATAAAGAGACTCAATTTGATAAGAATTTCTAACATGAATTCATAGCTGATTGTCTCCTGTTGAAAAGATCTCTATTCAAAGGATATGTCAGTCACAATGACAAATGTAAAAAACTCTAAGATGAATATTGGCAAAGAATTTGTGAGATAGACAGTATGAATGTATATATTGGCTATAGAACCTATAAATATCTATAGattataaaactattttagaATAGCACAATAAATTGTGAACCATTTATTTTTCAGTGAGGAATTGTTCAGTCCTTGGGCCATCACCTATACCAGAGTTAGTTCCCCCTGAACCTAAAGAAATTTTAAAGGAAATTGCAATCAGTAGAAAAAGAATATCTTTAGCAGAAATGTTATTAGAAGGTATGTACAAATAAGTGCACTGTATGGCAACACACTATGACAGACTATATATGACCAGAACTGTAACAGAACTGGATGGTGTCAATCAGTGACGACCAGGTATCTAAATCTGTAGCACATCTGGCTTGTTTTCGGAGGTGCCGGGTTTGAGCGCAGGTTTGGTCACTACCTTTTCTGTCAATCGGAGCTCATCGGATGTAACTGTTGTACATTAACATCGGATAAGACACAAGAGCATTCATTTTGAAACTCagggattattttcataataaatggTTGCGATCGAGGACACAACCCCTCAAAAAGAGTCAGTTCATTGATGCTGTATGTTGTCCATCTGGAAGGAAAATTGTTACATTCAAGTTCTTAATATAGGAATATAGAAATTCAACATTCCGATAACTATTCATTTTCTTATGTGCATGTAGGATGTCATTATGTTTTTCACATCGGAGGTAATGTTTTTcatccgaggagttccgattgcCTTTTGTCCTTTACATACACCATTAAATTTAGGAATGTAGAAATCCATTTGAAAAAAGTAAGAAACATTCAGTAGATTTATGAAAGCGCAGgaattatagaaataaaaacttGCATATTGTTTAGTTTGAGTTTACGTTAAGTTTTTGTTGATGTGTAGATTTTCTCCATTTGTTGTAGGCACATTTGGTAAAATCTACCAAGGGACACTACTCAGCGAGGGAGACAACAATTTTGGAGCCGACCAAGAGATTATTGTTAAAACTGTTACAGGTACGGTATTACTTGATCTATACATCATATCACAAAAAACCTGGTTGAGTTTATATCTTTGTTCGAAAATCAACCTGGGATCTCTGGTTTActgatttgaaaatattttaagttgAGGAATTCACACATTATTTCATCAAGAATTAACTACAAATTCAGTGCTTTTTTAAAACTCAACAAGAGAAGGAATGGTTGTTTTGTGAAATACTGAGTTATCATGGATGATTCCACTTTAATTGATTTAAACTAAATAAGAAGTTACAAAATGAAGCTCATGAAACTTGATAATAGgtaattttcttaattatcCTCCTTAATTTTATCGGATTTAATCAAATTCACTTGAATTTTGTCCTGTCAACAGTTTTGGTCAGAAAATCAGATCAGACTCATTACGATTTTTCTActttggagttatctccctttctatTACCTAACCCATCTGATCTGACCAGATTTAATttatgagttgtctccctttttcCGACCAATTTATGAGTAATTATCTCATTATCTGCTTTTACAGACCAGGCCAGATCTGACCAGGTACATTTATTCCTGACGGAGAGCTGTATGATGAAAGGTCTTGTCCACCAGAACATCTATCCAGTCATCGGAGCCTGTGTTGAGGATCAGATGTGTCCCTATATTATATATCCTAATACGACCGAGGGCAACCTTAAAAAGTTTTTACAGAAGTGTGGTGTTTCTGATACAGGATCCCACTGTGTAAGTCTTCAACCCTTTAATAATGGTGCTCTTAGTTTCATCTGTATTCAAACCAATTACTATCttagttttatcaatatttctttgataccacaggggttactttcactgtcgttatatccaccccaggaCTATATCATAATATACCTGAGGACCAACCTACCTTCTCATTcgttcagttttgctatgagatagtccaggggtagataatatgacagtgatagtaacccatggaatatcgaggatgttacTGTTATAGACTTGATAAATTATCAGGTATTTATTATTACATGTTTGTTACCTTTTGTAACCAAAATGTTATGATTTATAATTATGTTACATTTTGTATCCAAAGTGTTATgatttataattatgtaacattttGTAACCAAAGTGTTATGATTTATGATTATGTTACATTTTGTAACCAAAGTGTTATGATTTATGATTATGTTACATTTTGTAACCAAAGTGTTATGATTTATGATTATGTTACATTTTGTAACCAAAGTGTTATgatttataattatgtaacattttGTAACCAAAGTGTTATGATTTATGATTATGTTACGTTTTGTAACCAAAGTGTTATGATTTATGATTATGTTACATTTTGTAACCAAAGTGTTATGATTTATGATTATGTTACATTTTGTAACCAAAGTGTTATgatttataattatgtaacattttGTAACCAAAGTGTTATgatttataattatgtaacattttGTAACCAAAGTGTTATGATTTATGATTATGTTACATTTTGTAACCAAAGTGTTATGATTTATGATTATGTTACGTTTTGTAACCAAAGTGTTATgatttataattatgtaacattttGTAACCAAAGTGTTATGATTTATGATTATGTTACGTTTTGTAACCAAAGTGTTATGATTTATGATTATGTTACATTGTGTAACCAAAGTGTTTATGTATTTCAGACATTATCCACACAACAGCTAGTGTATCTAGCCATACAGATTGTGAGAGGAATACAATTCCTCCACAGACAGAAAATTTTACACAAAGACATAGCTACCAGGAACTGTGTGTAAGTAAACTATAAAGACAATGTTTTCTACTCTGAAAAGGTTTCTTGCTTATAACTCATACACGCAATCAGCTTTCAGAGCATTCAGAGTAACTTCAAGTAAATATACCGCTGTCGGAAAATTGAACTGTGGGCCtcctttcaaaatattttttttttaaataggaCATTTAGTTGAATTCTAGCCTAAGCATGGAGTTGCAATATTATGTCCAATTCCCGGGTAAATGCTCTTCAGAAACAGCTTAAATGCAAATGGAggaattgtaaataaataagataCAGTAGACCTGTGATAATCCATACACTGACCGTCCGCATAACTCACCATCAGGACGAAAATGGCGTGGAATGAGATTTTTGTCTCGCCTGCAatgcaagggcgacacttaagTATCACTATGTCGGTGTCGGCGTCGgtgtcggcgtcggcgtcggcgccTGCGTCCTGGAAATGGTTTCCGTgtgataacttaattatttattgtctgatttcaaccaaatttgggatattgctttatatcaatgagatctcagatgagttcgataatggtcaaaatctgtcaatatttgcaagagtaacgggactttaaaatcgtcaaaacagataaatcaaCGGTTTCCACTcgataaattaaatatttattgtccaaatTCAACCACATTTAtaaattgctttatatcaattagATCTGAGATGAGTTCAATTATGGtcaaatccatcaatatttgcaagagttacagtaAAATCGTAAAAACagggtttccgctcgataactttagtatttattatcaaatttcacCCAAATTTAGTggattgctttatatcaatgagatcttagatggctTTGATTCTGGTTAAAATCCattaatatttgcaagagttacgggacttgataacttcacctaattattaacgaTGTcgactgtaaataactattttttgtgatgctgtgcagacgacacatccacttctgtGGAATTCTTGTCGTTATTGACCAATTTGATGGAATTTGGCAGTCCTGCAAATTTGGCTGTACCAAATATTTGCAGTTTGGACAATTTGGGCTGAAAACACTATAGTGACCAGATTATCGCAGGTGaactaaaaatagatttatatGGTCCATGTTagaatttttaaagtttcaGTAATGGtgttttgtgatttttgtgTTTGTAGGATAGACAACGACTTGGTTTTAAAGATTACAGACAATGCTCTGTCACGTGACCTGTTTTCCGGAGATTATAATTGTCTGGGTGATAATGAGAACAGACCAATCAAATGGTTATCTATCGAAGCTCTGCTGGAAAAAAGATTCTCAACAGCCAGTGATGTGGTAAGTGGATATGGTCAGAGACAATGGGGGTataacatatttgacccaataagcgtccCTGTCCTTACTAAATTAAAGTATTCTCCATTTTCGAGGCCTTaattaaatgcagacttaaacaataaaaacagtATGTAAGGTTTACctgtttaattaattttgtctttttatttatgGTTTACTCGGTGCAATCATTTGGTGAAATGTTAGCCCAAATCAAATGTCCTATTAAACATCCCTTTatttattctgtctttgcatattacagagttagctcccttgcggataggtatcaattgttatgtcattattttgtgagtgcaattcacgccgttttctctgaaaagtatgacgttacgctcgcaaacacatgatgtcacaatcaatacctatcagcaaggacagataactcaataatatgcaaatacggaataagTTAGTCCTGAGTATTATTAGGTTGAATACGGTATGTTATTATACAGAAAAGGATAATTTCTTTAATTGAtggataaaaatgaaaatgatttttcattGAGAATTTATTGATTGAACTTTCAtcatatttctaaaaatattgtttgatttcaaGATTtcaacatttgtatttacacttaaaaacaaattatatgtatGGCAAATTATAGGTTTTTGCACGCACAGAATCAATTTCTGTGTAAGACTGTAAGTTCATTActaaaacattttctttcaggatttgtttaatattttctcaaaatgtctaacattcaatatttcatttctcTAGCACAGTAAAAACCCTTTGTTAGTTCCTATTGGTTGGTCCCAGGTGTATTATTAGAATAATTTTGTTTACCAGAATGAAATTATTTCTTGATTATTAAATGATTGTGTTTCAGTGGTCATTTGGTGTCACTTTATGGGAGTTGATGACCGTTGGTCAACAGCCTTACGCCGACATAGATCCGTTTGAAATGGCGGCCTACCTTCGTGAGGGTTACAGAATAGCTCAGCCAATCAACTGTCCCGATGAACTGTAAGTCccatatttatttatctaaactgtacctttaatattttcaactagaaattactgtaaaccaattatGTACTTTCTTTCTCGACTAGGTTAATCTGCAAAAGTTTTGAATCGATATATTCCACAAATTCTTGCACCATTAAATTAACGAAATAACATCTCCATTCAATTTTAATACGCAAAACTGGAAACAGAAGTTAGGTAGCGGCGAAAGAAGGCTGGTTTACAGTTATGGAAAAGAGAGTTTTCTCTggttaattcatcaaatatttgaCAAATGTGTTCATGTCTGATTATAGCTGTTTTAGAACATATCATATTCAATCCAATAATTCACTCTCAAATCATATGCACACTGACCATATGAAAATCTTGACCATATTTACGGGAGCTTAATAATATAAGCTACATACCAAAGTTATAGGTAAATGATCATAGCTGATGCACTGGtttctttctttaaattcttctgcaaattgatttatgacttactcgtgaaagattttgaccatcaaccctcggcaagccttgggttgacaagccaaaatcttccactcaggttgagatatccctgtccacctgacaggcccatgtaagattctattaatcagtATTCATTCGCTTAAGAAACTTTAAAAGATATTATATAATGTGATATTCTCAATAAGCAAGTATTACAAAGTGAAGGGAGATTCTTTTAACTTCGATTGATTTCAcaccttatatatatactgttacacTGTAATGGTAATGGTTAATTTCCGTCACATTCGCCCTTGGAGacacatttaaactcttctTATTCAAAGAATGGATTAATTCATTATCAACTTTCAGGGGTGATAATGAGTCAACTTCAGGAAAATTGATGAAAGCGGTGCATTAATGATCAGCAATTgttctttaaataaaaaataataataaaaaaaaaactctgaatacaaattgatgttattttgtagattttctgtgatgttattttgtaaattttttgtgatgttattttgtagattttttgtgatgttattttgtagattttttgtGAAGGCAAAATCTctaattataaattttgttattttgtagatattctgtgatgttactgtgaatataaattttgttcTTTTGCAGATTTTCTGTGATGGCATGTTGCTGGGCCGGAACTCCGGAAGAAAGGCCAAAATTTTCCCAGCTTCTAATCTGTCTACAGGATTTCTACACAGCCCTGGGACAATACATTTGAATAAATTCTCAAAATTAACATTACAAGGTTCTGTCTTATGGCCAGTGCATTTGTTCTTAAAAGGGGCATGACTTTGTATTGTTTCATGAATCATTTTAGTGCTATATTTATTGGAATGTCTCTTGTTATGAAAATCTGTGAAATTACTTGGGAGATTCTGTCCTGTTATAATAATTTTTGAAGGAGtcaatatttataattgtgtgaaGTCAATATTATCAGGAATAAACCAAATAAGCTGAGATGGTTAGGTCAAAGTTGAACTGGCCTAATGTTCAACATGTAACCAGAGTAAGTTTTTGCTCTACTTACACTGTCAAATGGCAGTTAGCATATCTGATAAATTTTcaaatacagtggaacttggttgatacgaactcggttAATTCGACAACtcggcttaatacgaagtactttgacAGTCCCGGCAGATTTTCCTCTTTatagttgtttaaagaactcggataattcgaattcggaaaactcgaagaactcggataatacgaagtaaattttggttcagaatgacaaaaatcatacataaaacgtttgtataactcgaaatgagatttttttggacAACGAGATCGCcaaaaatgccgatttctttttcatacatCTGCCCGTAGAGCggcttttcaaaatatatatctagattttcttgttataattttgcaactaccatcggtgattttgacatctctctttTTCGCATCGTTTTACGACATGAAACTAGTCTATATATCCCAAGTAAAGAGATAgtcagtagacatgagaactcgcttaattcgaacactcggataactcgaagttttatctcggtcccttcgagttcgtattaaccgagttccactgtattgTTTTTCTATATATGTGGTATTAGAGAAACCAGCTATTATCTTCATAATTGCTAAAAAACCTACCGTATATTATTGccaaaaataattacatatatttgtgaCAAACTAGGATTCCAAATGCTGCTGGAAATTAAGTCAAATTATTTGGTATAGCAATGTGACAATCTAAAATCTAATTATTTTGAGAGAGATTTATATACAGAATGGCTGGTGCCAGATCACACACATCCTCTCTTACCCCCATTTATTCTGCGCCTAATTTCTACTGATCAAAAGCCAATATATATGTAGTGAATTTTCTCTTGATAAAGTCTTATTTGGTAAGCACATATGATTTGCaaggaaaaacaaaaattttgattttcacaGACAGATTTCTCTACACCTGTCTTCCCCATGATTGCTTATTTAACAAAGAATATGATTGTACCGGTAAGTTTTTTTCCTGTAATCAGGAGCATTTCTTAAAATTATAGGTTGGAAACAGTTACGTCGTTGCAAATAAGATATGAATATTTAAGATAAAACCATATGTGAACCACTGCCATGATTCTTTAACTTcagtatatgtatatcaatatgcATCTCACACACATTAGTATTGACTTCaatttaattcattcacccctgaaatttcataatggactagcCGAGTCTTTgttttagaagagtctaaatgcgTCTTCAGGGGTGAACAGGTTAATTCAATATACATCTTTATCTCATTGTAGTTTCCTtccatataaatatttcatatcccCTTTCTAATATAAGAAACCAAAGTCAAGAGttaaacattataataattCTTCTTAATGTCTGTAATTTTTAAActttgacagattttgattaCTTTGGTATCTTTAATTACCATTTTGCCTACCGATAAGATATTAAAATTGTGTAATTTAGAGGTAATTCctattttatttgtttcttattttatctactaacaaaatttcaattgtCATATTTTCTTAAATGTCATTGTGAAAGACATCCCACATCATCATATAAAAATGAAGGAAGGTACTCAAAACTCATCTACGGTACACTTTATCTTCATGATTGTGAAATCATACATGCAAAATTTCCTTCAAAGAAACACATaagatgcattttttttttaattatagaatataattaacttttctacaaaatgtatttttaacagataattaatttattttgattaatattacCATATGCCATATACAAGTATCTCTGTCAACAAAAAATTGTGACAAAGCCGATGCAATCTGAcgacatatgtatatacaaaattaacattttgaagTTATATTGAAATCCTGAATATATTATCACTGAAAGTTTTTTGTTTCCATATGAtaagcacaatacaatgtacaaagaATTTGAAGTCTTCCAGAAAAGGTTTCACACTGCTGATTCTCTGTATAAAATGTTCAGCATTTATCTGATCGAAAATTTTTAACAACTTAAGAATGTGACTTTACCTCAAGTCAGTTGTATTCCATTCAATATAcggattgtctccccttaatcGCATTATAAAGGGCAGTTACTTCCATACTTAATAGCATTACATTTAATTTGGTACAAACCCGCAATTGGAATAGcgaatttaataataattatatactttGTAACGTAGCTATCAAAACTTGGCGTTGAGTTATCCAAATCCCTGGTTAATCCCCCTCTATTGTATTATTAAAACCTCATAATCCGAAACCTGCATGCCTACAGACCAAATATGATGGTCCAAAAGAGATCCGGTTTAGAAAAGATATACTGTACCATAAATGTGAACCAAGATGGTAGAAATTATGATGTTGAAGGGTTgatgaaataaagtttatacGTCCAGtattattagatcaaaacttcaATGAAATGAATCAAAACATTTGTAAACtgtttttgtttcttaaaaCGTTGTGTCTTCCTTATTTAGTTATTTGATGATTTCTAGCTCAAATAACATTATGTATTTGTGACTAAAAGTCGTTGCAGTTTTGTGTGAATGTGTCTTTATTGATTCATCAACTACTGGAGTCACTCAAACCATACATGGTAGTCTGtttaatcatatacatgtataaaagtattcattatttctttaaagatgctccatcgccgacagagcataaatgatattcatcatttgaacaataataggtgtgtaatcatgtatatatctgtctaattaacacaaaaactagtataatatcatttattttgcatttggtgtatgtgcaattatatatataagtacttcgaattcattccatataggatatagtgccacataatttttttgggatgcaattaattatttttcatattttcaccttgaattaaaattagaagcttaaacttttctatggtggtaatggtgaaaaGTACAAAACTTTTGtgtctgaagaaaaatatttaatcgtctgcttctgtttttgatagtgaaaaaatatcatttgtcagcggtggagcatctttaaatcaaatCTGTACATTTTTCTCAAGAACAAAAAACAACTCAAGTCTAGCTAGGAATATTTCAGTTTTATGttacaagtacaaaatatatgtCGCAATGAttctaaaaataatatgtcttcattttttattcaaatcctATATGATTAATGGTTAATTAATCATGTCATTTCAGCCATTGGTTCATACAGATCACATCAATCCATTGAACATTTAAGCatccattttatttgtttacagttaatatttgtatacaatgtaccatGATGTTccttttgttttgtgtgtaaaaagtgccaaatatttttttttttcaatcactAGGAATGTAAATGCATATTCTTAGTAgattttatgattttgtaatgttttattaagTTGTATCCCTAGGGACAGTAAGcattaattattgtaataataaCAATATGTCTGTAGATTGATATGTCATATTTAAAATGTGCTATGAAATGTAACCATTGTcactaatatataattacatggtatgtatgtgtattttaCTTTTGTTATGAAGAGTTATCTCCTCTTGTAAATCAGCATTTCAACACTACTAGTCAGCTTgagaaattattttgtatttgcatattacatagttatttGCATTTGAGCACAtgcgtctgcatctggttttggaaaaataaaatataggatattttatttttccatcgaaaccagatgcagacgcctgtgcgttaggtattgattatgacaccTTGTGTTTGTGAAAGATGtgaattttgctcacaaaataatgacatcacaatggatacctacttgctaagggaggtaactcttgaTATGCAAAGACATAATATTTCCATCTTGGATTACAATGTAACTAAAGCCACAACCTATAATAAGACTGGACTAGGGCAATCATCTGAATACATAATGTCAATCTCGTTGTGATTAAGTACGGAGCTCATTCAGTAGACTAGCCAGCCGGTGTTAAAAGGTCCCAGGTTCGAATCAAAGTCACACTGCATTTTTCTGCTTCTTGTACAATTGTGCACTGTTAAAGTGGTTGTAACCAACTAAATACATGAGAATGTGACTATAGTGTGTGAAGGTCCCTAGACAAAATCAGGGCAAACCAATGTGTGTTAACAAGAGTAGGAAACTCTTCATAACAAAACAAAGTGTACGTCTTATGAATGTCTGTGAAACACATTTTGTCAAAAATCACTTGTTTAAAGAACAAAGAGatcacattaaaatgaataccCTTGTGACTATGTTAAGTGTATCCAAACTAGTTTGTGCTTGTGTAAACTTTACTTTGGTTTTTTCCAGAATCAAAAAGGATGTTAACATATATTGAAAAATCATCACCTGTTATCCATGGTTGATTGCAATCAACTTTGGGTCTCAGATTTTGACATGGAATGATACTAAAATGAACCGAAAGAAAATAAGTTAAAACCCaccaataaaaatgaaatattttccacATTATCGGCTCATTTTATGAAAGATCCTTGAAAAAAAATTTAGAAAGGTTGTTGAGGATTTATTACAAGGAAAAAAGTACTTGAAATTGAAATGAGGttgttttgaatgttttttttttttttttttttttttttttttttatgaatttggTGTTTATATGGGAGTACAATATTGTTGGATAACCACAGGTAATCttgctttgtttgttttagaaGGCAAAACAGGAATATAGTTTTCGGTATCCGGGAATGGCAGTACAGATTTTGAGAGTGTTTAATATTGATGTGCAAGTGACTTTAATTTGCTCTGAATGTCAGTGCTTTAAAAATTTTATGTTTCGACTTGATTTTGCCAAATtttatatatcatgtttaatatatatatata
It encodes:
- the LOC138307806 gene encoding tyrosine-protein kinase RYK-like, encoding MSSQCFYLGCIVVFGLMTCPAAYFNMYLDSAETFRLLGINAELYYVRNGIINDYALSFELLIQPNIDKIYFTWQSIRQQIMFYSLKTNTSNPRAMLAPVANISSEGKVPTTLSVFHVKVPCTGLLNREVHFLIQMEVSIFSVVNKTLINIRRKKNCQVDSSMSRPFLHDQPLGSGGVYPFTSLPPTKNTTVNQVAKPEPAGTHTMSTHIFYIAVGCACAVILLIALAVAVYYLNTQKNNNRGYSDRIKYYDNTSSSQALTKQQSQSFLRVETPVDSSIKGSVRNCSVLGPSPIPELVPPEPKEILKEIAISRKRISLAEMLLEGTFGKIYQGTLLSEGDNNFGADQEIIVKTVTDQARSDQVHLFLTESCMMKGLVHQNIYPVIGACVEDQMCPYIIYPNTTEGNLKKFLQKCGVSDTGSHCTLSTQQLVYLAIQIVRGIQFLHRQKILHKDIATRNCVIDNDLVLKITDNALSRDLFSGDYNCLGDNENRPIKWLSIEALLEKRFSTASDVWSFGVTLWELMTVGQQPYADIDPFEMAAYLREGYRIAQPINCPDELFSVMACCWAGTPEERPKFSQLLICLQDFYTALGQYI